TCGGGCCGACCGCCGCGGTATCCTCATCCCCCACGGAGACCATCGTCGATGCCAACGATCACGTTCGACGTGCCCGACGGAGCGTTGTCGGGCTTGCGCGTATCGCCGGCCGACTTCGTTTAGGCTGGCCAGTCACGACGCGCTTGCATTGATGTACATCTAGATGTACATTGACGGCATGTCTCAGAGGTATTCCATCGCCGAAGCCCGCTCACGCCTACCTAAGATCGTTGACCAGGCTGAGGCTGGTGTCGAAGTCGAACTGACGCGCCGAGGTCATCCGGTTGCCGTGCTGGTGTCGCATCGGGAATTTGAGCGGCTCCGTGGAAAGCGGCTACATTTCCGCGACGCTTACAGGAAGTTTCTCAAGACATATTCGCTTCAAGAGGTTGGCGTCGATAACGACTTCGCCGTCTCCGCGCGCGACAGAACCACCGGCC
Above is a genomic segment from Acidobacteriota bacterium containing:
- a CDS encoding type II toxin-antitoxin system Phd/YefM family antitoxin translates to MYIDGMSQRYSIAEARSRLPKIVDQAEAGVEVELTRRGHPVAVLVSHREFERLRGKRLHFRDAYRKFLKTYSLQEVGVDNDFAVSARDRTTGRKVSF